TATTGGAAAAGAGATCCTTCCATTCCGATCCAGATACATTGGCGGGACGTATCTTCCAACAAAGAGTTGACAAAGAGATTGCTCACGCTCCGGTTGACGGGCAACGGGATATTTTCAAACTTTCCGCTTTCCTCTATATATCGGCATAAACCATTGTAGGTGCCTACATATATCTGATTGTCCGTTGTGCGGATGATAGAATAAATAGTGTGATGGGGAAGTCCGTTGCTCTTACTGTCGAGTGAAGCCAGTTTCTTTGTGTTGAGTTGATACGTATACAGACCGTTCAACGAACCTATCCATAAGGTGTCTCCTTGAAGCGCCATTGTCCGTACATCTGTCGGGAAATCCGTTTCCGGTTGCTCGTATTTGTCCGTCCGGTAGTTGTAGACGAGGATTCCGTTATCTGTCCCTAAATATAAATAAGTATTGTCTGCTATTATTCCGCAGTAAATGCGCGTGTTATTGCGTTCTCCATAAGTGAAGTGCTGCTGTGTGGAATATCCGTCGTAACTGAATAACCCTTTGTTGGAACCTATCCATATCAACCCTTCGCTGTCTTGCAGGAAGCAACTGATGACCGATGCTTCGGCACCGAGGTAGATATTCTCGAATTGTTGATAATTCACTTTCTGCCCGTATGCACTGCCGCCTATACAGAATGCACAGACAAGAAAAAGAATCGTTATCATTCGTTGGCACATATTGTCAGGTTTGCAGGTTTTTAAATCAGTAATTATTGCAAATAACTTTGTTCTTTATTGCAAATGTAGGAAAAATGCCGGTTACTCTTGTAAATCTCACCGTCTTTTTGTTCCTTTGTCGTCTATTTATAAACAGAAAACTTCAGGATGAAAAAGCTTATTTATCTGCTTTTGTTGCCGCTGGTTGTGGCTGTGACTGCTTGTGGCGGTAAAGTAAACTCGAAAAAGGAGTCGGTATTGGCAACGCAGGATAGCGTAGACGCCCGTGGAATACAACGGATGCAGACTTCTAAAAGTGAAATAGACATCAAATTCAAAGGGAAGGATTATCGTTCTTTCGTTTCCCGTACACCGGACGAGAGCCTGCCTCATGTTACCAATGAAATGGGGGATACGTATATGGATAATAAAATCGTGCTGCGTCTGACGCGCGGTGGTGAATCAGTGTTCAACAAGACCTTCACCAAGAATGATTTTTCTTCGGTAGTGGATGCCGACTTCCTGGCAAAGTCCGTGCTCGAAGGAATCGTATATGATAAAACAACTCCGCAAGGCATTGTATATGCAGCGAGTGTTTGCTATCCGCAGACGGATTTGTATGTCCCGCTTTCCATAACGATAACCGCCGACGGAAAGATGAGTATTCAGAAAGTTGATATGCTGGAAGACGCGTATGAAGAAGAAACACCCGATTAAGCCTGTGAACAGGCTTTTTAGTAGAATAGCACAAATGTGAAAGCATTTGAGACAAACGAAAGGCAACCGAAAAAGGTTGCCTTTCATATTTTTGTACCGTTGATAAATTTGTTGTCCTGTTTTTATTTGTATACCGAGGACTGAAAGTTAAAGAACACAAAAAAAAGACTGTTCTCCGGTTATTCCCAAATCTTTCCTAAATCTGTATCGTTATTTGCAGTATAAAATAAAGTATAGTATTAACGTTAAAAAAATAATGATTATGAAGAAAATTCTATCTTTACTCGTGTTGGCTATTGTTGCCGTACAGTTTTCATGGGCTGCTGATGTGATAACTAAAGACATGAATCAGTTACCGCTTCCGGCACGCAATTTTATTAACCGTCATTTTACTAAACCCGAAGTGTCTCATATCAAGATTGATAAGGAAATGCTGGAGGCTACCAAATATGAGGTGTTACTGACAGACGGTACGGAAATAGAATTCGACAGCAAGGGAAACTGGGAAGAAGTAAGTGCCCGAAAAGGACAGGTGATTCCTGCAAGTATTGTTCCGAACTTTGCCGTTGATTATCTGAAAGCACATAATTTTGCTGCTGAAGGAGTGACGAAAGTGGAGCGTGACCGTAAGGGATATGAAGTTGAATTGTCCACAGGCGTCTCTTTCAAGTTTGACAAGAAAGGGAAGTTTGTTAAAGCGGACGATTAAGTATAAGTGATAGTATAATAATAAACCTGAACCAAAAAAGTAACTATGTTGAGATTTAAGTTTGGCGCCTGGGCGGTGGTTCTGATGTTGGCTGCCCTTTCATTCGGCGCCTGTTCCGATGAAGATGATGATCCGGCTTTCAATCCGCCTTCCAATATTACGGAAGCCTTGAAACAATTATATCCGGCAGCTCAGAATATAGAATGGGAAATGAAAGATGTGTATTATGTGGCCGATTGCTGGGTGGCCGATGACGAACTGGAAGTCTGGTTTGACGGGAATGCGAATTGGCTGATGACAGAAAATGAACTGGAAAGTATAGATAGTTTAGTTCCGGCTGTATATACTGCTTTCAATAATACCAAATATAGTTCTTGGGTGGTGACCGATGTCTATGTACTCGTTTATCCGCAGAATCCTACGGAATCTGTCATTCAGGTGAAGCAGGGAAGCCGGCGCTATTCACTGGTTTTCTCGCAGGATGGTGGATTGCTGCACGAAAAGGATATCAGTAACGGGGATGATACGATTTGGCCTCCGGCAGAATAATTTCTTATCCATTTAACTGAAATGGAAAGAGTGACGGTATCTTGTCAGGATAGCGTCACTCTTTTGTTAGTATAGTGACGGTCTTCCGATAAGATAGCGTCACTATAATTGTAGGTTTACATTTGCTGGTAATCTTTGGCCAATCCTCCTTCACTCGTCTCTTTGTAGAGTGAGGGAAGGTCATGTCCGGTTTGTTTCATCACTTGCACTACCTTGTCGAAAGAGACACGATGCATACCGTCCGTAAAGGCGGAATAAAGATTTGCGTCAAGTGCGCGGGCGGCAGCGTAGGCATTCCGTTCGATGCAGGGAATCTGTACCAATCCGCATACAGGGTCGCAAGTCATACCCAAGTGATGTTCCAATCCCATTTCTGCTGCATATTCAATTTGTGCCGGACTACCTCCGAATAATTGGTTGGCTGCTGCCGATGCCATGGCACAGGCAACGCCTACTTCACCTTGGCAACCTACTTCCGCACCGGAGATAGACGCATTGAATTTGACGATGTTTCCGATCAGTCCGGCAGTAGCCAATGCACGCAAAATACGCATATCACTAAAATCACGGCTCTTTTGCAGGTGATAAAGTACGGCAGGCATGACACCGCAGGAACCACAGGTGGGGGCAGTTACTATCTTTCCCCCCGAAGCGTTCTCCTCGCTTACCGCCAGTGCATAAGAGAATACGAGTCCTCTCGATTGAAGGGACTGTTTGTATCCGGTAGCACGTATATAATAGGTAGAAGCTTTCCGTCGCAGGTTCAATGGGCCGGGGAGCACTCCTTCCGCTTCCAGTCCGCGGTGAATGGCTTCTTTCATTGTATCCCATACTTCAGCGAGGTAATCCCAGATATCTTCATTCTCGCACTCTTTCACATATTCCCAGTAACTCTTTCCGGTACGTTCGCACCATTCCAGAATTTCCGTCATACTGTTCATCCCATATACTTCAGGACTTTCAATTGTCGGATTGCTGTTGTTTTCAGCTAGTGCGCCTCCGCCGATACTATAAACTGTCCAATTCTCCTGAATCTTGTTGTTAGCGTCGAAAGCGGCAAATGTCATTCCGTTCGGGTGGAAAGGAAGAAAGACTTTCGGTTGCCAGATGATTTCTACCGGGGCGGTAGTTTTGAGTGTGTCTATAATGGCTACATCCGTCATGTGCCCTTTTCCGGTAGCGGCGAGACTTCCATAGAGTGTTACTTTGAAAGAGGCTGCATCCGGATGACGTTCTACGAACATTTCTGCAGCTTTGCGTGGACCCATTGTGTGACTACTGGAAGGACCAGTACCGATTCGATATAGCTCTTTAATTGATTTCATGAGTTATGTGTGCTTAATTAATACCATTTCTTTTTTCTAAAATACAAATATACAACAATACCGATAACTCCCATTAAAATCCATGCAAATAAATATCCGTATCGCCAATCAAGCTCCGGCATCCATTTGTAATTCATTCCCCATACTCCGACTAAAAAGGTGAGAGGGATGAAGATAGTGGATACAATGGTCAGACGTTTCATGATGTCGTTCATGCGTAAGTCATTGTTCGATATATATAGATCGACTAATGAAGAAAGCGTTTCACGGCAGATTTCAATAGTCTGGAGAACGAATTGTAAATGGTCATTCACGTCATTGAAGAACGCACGGTTTACTTTATGGATAAGCAGGTTTTCCGCCCGTAACAGTTTTACGTATTGTTCCTTTAGGGGGAGAATGGATTTCTTCATCAGCATATATTGACGCCGGAGTGACTGGATCTGGATACCTATATCATTTTCGTCGGTGATAGTCAGCAACTCCTCTTCAAGATCTTCGAGGGCATCGTCGATAGAAGAAATTGTTGAGATGTAATTGGTCATTATACTGTTCAGCAGTACACTGAGCAAATAATCCGTCTGACGGCTACGTATTTTCAGTACATCATTGCGTAAGGCAGCGTTAATATCATCGAAGAAGTCGGTTTCCTGTTCGAGAAAGGTCAGCACATAGTTGCTTCCCAGAATGACACAGACTTGCTGTTGGAGCAGTTCGTCCAGTTCGTTTTCCTCCTTATGGGTGTTGGGATAGAATAATTTCAGGATGAGAACGATATATTTATCATGTTCTTCGATTTTAGTCGGGTGGTCTGCGTTCAGGATATCCTGCAAAACAAGGAAGTCTATTTCAAAATGAGCGCAAATCTCGCGGATTGTTTCCGTATCTTTTAAACCGTGCACTTGCAACCAGTTGATTCGCGCACTGTCTAATGTTGCTTTGACGGATTGGAAGGTGTCGCCGGAGCTTTCCTGCATCTCAGTGGCATTGTAGGTGCAGAGATGAATGTGGGTAGGAGTAAGGCTGTCCCCTGTGTAAATGAGCTTTTCGCTTAATAGGTTATTTTTCATGCTTTATTCTCGTTTTAGAAAACCACCGCAACAAAGGTAGTGGTTTTCTAAATGAGAACAAGTTCTTGCGACGTTTTGTTTACAATATGTCTTATATCCGGGTCAATCAAAATCTACTACTGTGATTCCGGCACCTCCGAACTGCACATGCTCGTCGGCATAATGGCGGATACTCGGTACGGTGGACAGATATTGGCGGATGAGTGTACGAAGGATTCCTGTTCCTGTTCCGTGAAGAATACGTACACGGTCCATGCCGACCAATATAGCATCGTCAATAAAATAAGTGACTGCTTGCAATGCTTCGTCTCCGCGCATCCCACGCACATCGATATCTTGTTTGAAACTAAGTTTCTTTTCGTACATCTGGTCATGTGTCTGGCTGCTGACAAAGGTACTTTTGGCCATGCTTTCCGTCTTGGGGGCCGCGTTGGAGCGTTCGAGACGGTCCAACTTGACGGTTGTCTTGATACTTCCGAAGGCGACGATTGCATTCTTGCCACTGATTTCCATTACCTGCCCGACGCTGGTCTGACCTTTAATTTTTACATTTTCGCCAACGGAGATAGGAGCCACTTTAGGAGTAGCGGTTGTTGAGGAACTTGCCGCTTTCTGCTCGTTCTTTTTATTCTTCTTCCGTTCCTGTTTCTCTTTCAGTTTCTCCATTTTCCGAGCCATTTTTTCTTCTTGTTCCTTGGAAGCCAATGCATCCAAAGAAGTACGAAAGTCAGTCAGCTCCTGACGGGCCATGCGGGTCTTTTCTTTTTCTGCCTGTGCCTCTTTAATGGTACGGATCGTATTTTCAATACGGGCATTCGATTCCTGTAACATTCGTTCCGCTTCCTCTTTAGCCTGCCGGATAATCTCTTTCCGTGATTTTTGCAGTTCTTCCATTTCAGTCTGATAGCGGGCGATCGTTTCTTCCATGTGCTTCTCCCGTTGGCGGATCGTTTGGCGTTTCCCTTCCCAGTAACGTTTGTCGCGTACGATATCCTGAAGATATTTGTCGGCATTGATGTACTCGCTCCCTACAATTTCCGAGGCGTCAGCGATTACATCTTCCGGCAATCCGATTTTCCGTGCGATCTCTACAGCAAAGGAGCTTCCCGGGTTACCGATCTGCAATTGGAAGAGTGCCTGCATTAAATGGCGGTCGTAAAGCATGGCGCCGTTGACTACGCCTTCATGGTCTTCTGCAAAATGCTTCAGATTCTGGTAGTGGGTGGTAATCACTCCGAAAGTCCTTTTCTGGTTGAAACGTTTCAGTACAGCTTCGGCAATGGCACCTCCAATCTGCGGCTCCGTACCTCCTCCGAACTCATCAATCAGGATGAGGCTACGTTCATTGCAACTTTTCATCATTATCTTCATATTGGTGAGGTGAGAGGAGTAGGTACTCAAATCGTCTTCGATAGACTGTTCATCACCGATATCTATGAAAATGCTGCTGAATATACCTGCATGACTGCGTTCGTGCATCGGAATCAACATGCCGCATTGTAACATATATTGCAATAAGCCTACCGTTTTCAGACAGACTGATTTACCTCCGGCATTCGGACCGGAGATAATGAGAATACGCTGTTTCTTGTTTAATTCTATGTCCAAAGGTACGACCTTTTTCCCATGCTTGGCTAGCGACAGTTGTAACAAGGGATGTACGGCCATAGTCCAGTCCAGTAACTGTTCATTTTCTATGGCGGGTTTCAGACTGTTGGTCTGTATGGCGAAATAACTTTTCGCACGGATAAAATCAATTTCTGCCAAAAATTCATACGACTGGAGTATCTCCGGAATAGACGGGCGCAACACATTGGAGAATTCCGTCAGGATACGGATAATTTCCCGTCTTTCGTCTCCTTCGAGTTCGCGGACGCGGTTGTTTGCTTCTACAACCTCCGCCGGTTCGATAAATACGGTTTTTCCGCTTGCCGATTCATCGTGGACGATTCCTTTAATCTTACGTTTGAGTCCCGGAGCGACAGGGATAACCAGGCGACCGTCGCGCATGGTAGGGGCTACGTCCTTATCTACATATCCTTCGGATTGCGCGCTGCGCAGAATGCTGTTCAACGAGCGGGAAATACTTCCCATTGTATTGGCTAATTCCCTGCGGATACGAGCCAGTTCTGTAGAAGCATTATCTTTTATCTTTCCATATTTATTGAGGATACCGTCTATTTTTCCAATCAATTGGGGGAATACGGCAATGTCTCCCGCCAGTCGTTTCAGACTGGGGTAGGGGCTATCACTTTCTTCTTCGTCTTCATTGTTCCGATGCAGGAAACGGACGATATCACGAATGGTCTCTAGTGAACGGCGCAAGTCGAATAATTCCTGTTCGTCCAGATACATCCCTTCTATCCGTACCCGTTTCAGTGAAGGGCGGACATCGAAAAAAAATTGGTCGGGAAATCCGTCCTCTTCTTGAATGATGCGAACAAACTCGGTTACCTGGTTTAAATTCTCTTCTACTACTTCATATTGTTCGGAAAAGCCCATGTCTGAAACTTTTTCTTCGCCTAAAGTGCTAAGACACTTGTCTTTCAGTAACTGCCTTATCTGGTCGAATCCTATCTTTTGCTCAAAATTTTGAGGGTATATCATATCTTTATTCCTTATAACTGGGCACAAAAATACGATTAATTCACGAAAAAAGTGTCAGATTGTTTGCAGATTTAAAAATGATTCGTACCTTTGCACCGCTTTCAACGGAAAGCACTTCTGATAAAGGAGTTTTGGAGAGGTGGCAGAGTG
The nucleotide sequence above comes from Bacteroides caccae. Encoded proteins:
- a CDS encoding DUF4738 domain-containing protein encodes the protein MKKLIYLLLLPLVVAVTACGGKVNSKKESVLATQDSVDARGIQRMQTSKSEIDIKFKGKDYRSFVSRTPDESLPHVTNEMGDTYMDNKIVLRLTRGGESVFNKTFTKNDFSSVVDADFLAKSVLEGIVYDKTTPQGIVYAASVCYPQTDLYVPLSITITADGKMSIQKVDMLEDAYEEETPD
- a CDS encoding PepSY-like domain-containing protein, which produces MKKILSLLVLAIVAVQFSWAADVITKDMNQLPLPARNFINRHFTKPEVSHIKIDKEMLEATKYEVLLTDGTEIEFDSKGNWEEVSARKGQVIPASIVPNFAVDYLKAHNFAAEGVTKVERDRKGYEVELSTGVSFKFDKKGKFVKADD
- a CDS encoding PepSY-like domain-containing protein yields the protein MLRFKFGAWAVVLMLAALSFGACSDEDDDPAFNPPSNITEALKQLYPAAQNIEWEMKDVYYVADCWVADDELEVWFDGNANWLMTENELESIDSLVPAVYTAFNNTKYSSWVVTDVYVLVYPQNPTESVIQVKQGSRRYSLVFSQDGGLLHEKDISNGDDTIWPPAE
- a CDS encoding L-serine ammonia-lyase — its product is MKSIKELYRIGTGPSSSHTMGPRKAAEMFVERHPDAASFKVTLYGSLAATGKGHMTDVAIIDTLKTTAPVEIIWQPKVFLPFHPNGMTFAAFDANNKIQENWTVYSIGGGALAENNSNPTIESPEVYGMNSMTEILEWCERTGKSYWEYVKECENEDIWDYLAEVWDTMKEAIHRGLEAEGVLPGPLNLRRKASTYYIRATGYKQSLQSRGLVFSYALAVSEENASGGKIVTAPTCGSCGVMPAVLYHLQKSRDFSDMRILRALATAGLIGNIVKFNASISGAEVGCQGEVGVACAMASAAANQLFGGSPAQIEYAAEMGLEHHLGMTCDPVCGLVQIPCIERNAYAAARALDANLYSAFTDGMHRVSFDKVVQVMKQTGHDLPSLYKETSEGGLAKDYQQM
- the corA gene encoding magnesium/cobalt transporter CorA, whose translation is MKNNLLSEKLIYTGDSLTPTHIHLCTYNATEMQESSGDTFQSVKATLDSARINWLQVHGLKDTETIREICAHFEIDFLVLQDILNADHPTKIEEHDKYIVLILKLFYPNTHKEENELDELLQQQVCVILGSNYVLTFLEQETDFFDDINAALRNDVLKIRSRQTDYLLSVLLNSIMTNYISTISSIDDALEDLEEELLTITDENDIGIQIQSLRRQYMLMKKSILPLKEQYVKLLRAENLLIHKVNRAFFNDVNDHLQFVLQTIEICRETLSSLVDLYISNNDLRMNDIMKRLTIVSTIFIPLTFLVGVWGMNYKWMPELDWRYGYLFAWILMGVIGIVVYLYFRKKKWY
- a CDS encoding endonuclease MutS2, coding for MIYPQNFEQKIGFDQIRQLLKDKCLSTLGEEKVSDMGFSEQYEVVEENLNQVTEFVRIIQEEDGFPDQFFFDVRPSLKRVRIEGMYLDEQELFDLRRSLETIRDIVRFLHRNNEDEEESDSPYPSLKRLAGDIAVFPQLIGKIDGILNKYGKIKDNASTELARIRRELANTMGSISRSLNSILRSAQSEGYVDKDVAPTMRDGRLVIPVAPGLKRKIKGIVHDESASGKTVFIEPAEVVEANNRVRELEGDERREIIRILTEFSNVLRPSIPEILQSYEFLAEIDFIRAKSYFAIQTNSLKPAIENEQLLDWTMAVHPLLQLSLAKHGKKVVPLDIELNKKQRILIISGPNAGGKSVCLKTVGLLQYMLQCGMLIPMHERSHAGIFSSIFIDIGDEQSIEDDLSTYSSHLTNMKIMMKSCNERSLILIDEFGGGTEPQIGGAIAEAVLKRFNQKRTFGVITTHYQNLKHFAEDHEGVVNGAMLYDRHLMQALFQLQIGNPGSSFAVEIARKIGLPEDVIADASEIVGSEYINADKYLQDIVRDKRYWEGKRQTIRQREKHMEETIARYQTEMEELQKSRKEIIRQAKEEAERMLQESNARIENTIRTIKEAQAEKEKTRMARQELTDFRTSLDALASKEQEEKMARKMEKLKEKQERKKNKKNEQKAASSSTTATPKVAPISVGENVKIKGQTSVGQVMEISGKNAIVAFGSIKTTVKLDRLERSNAAPKTESMAKSTFVSSQTHDQMYEKKLSFKQDIDVRGMRGDEALQAVTYFIDDAILVGMDRVRILHGTGTGILRTLIRQYLSTVPSIRHYADEHVQFGGAGITVVDFD